One Ostreibacterium oceani genomic region harbors:
- a CDS encoding DsrE family protein — protein MHYAYMITAPVESPRFNQALVQLCTDIAAQITISQVFFYGDATAIGTLDEHSDNFQDMIDLADEADIALHICSAAFQRRNYRISQLGQEDFHFKGLGQFIVETTAAEKIRVY, from the coding sequence ATGCACTATGCCTACATGATTACAGCCCCTGTTGAAAGCCCACGTTTTAATCAAGCGTTGGTACAACTCTGCACAGATATTGCCGCACAAATCACCATCTCACAGGTATTTTTTTACGGCGATGCCACCGCAATCGGCACCCTAGACGAGCATAGTGACAATTTCCAAGACATGATTGATTTAGCTGACGAAGCCGATATAGCCCTACACATTTGCAGTGCCGCCTTTCAGCGCCGCAATTATCGAATCAGCCAACTGGGCCAAGAAGACTTTCATTTCAAAGGCCTAGGACAATTTATTGTGGAAACCACCGCTGCTGAAAAAATCCGTGTTTACTGA
- a CDS encoding DUF489 family protein, with protein sequence MTNEEQQVIGLAGAMQAICMVNDIASTGAFGESEALPILTSMATYNPTDALTAYGGDVRLLRHGLLSLQRLFNQNINRDIAQYIMMILTIELKLVRSDFMREKLQNGMQSIASDWRAKIAENEEKNETNQNEKDEGEDAFDTLLEEKEANPLYVHASMLEQPQFITQFADLYKETASKTEPRIMVKGHHEHLQNDNNANYIRALLLGSLRGASFFRHYGGKRLDFMLRRKQYLDIIQAFKNG encoded by the coding sequence ATGACAAATGAAGAACAGCAAGTAATTGGATTAGCGGGCGCCATGCAGGCAATTTGCATGGTAAATGACATTGCCAGCACAGGGGCTTTTGGTGAAAGTGAAGCATTACCCATACTAACTTCGATGGCGACCTATAATCCGACTGATGCATTGACCGCTTACGGTGGTGATGTGCGTTTATTACGCCACGGTTTATTGTCGTTGCAACGGTTGTTTAATCAAAATATCAACCGTGATATTGCGCAATACATCATGATGATACTAACGATTGAATTAAAGCTCGTTAGAAGCGATTTTATGCGTGAAAAACTGCAAAATGGGATGCAGTCGATTGCCAGTGATTGGCGTGCTAAAATCGCCGAAAATGAAGAAAAAAATGAAACAAATCAAAATGAAAAAGACGAAGGCGAAGACGCGTTTGATACGTTGTTAGAGGAAAAAGAAGCGAATCCACTCTATGTGCATGCAAGCATGCTAGAGCAGCCGCAATTCATCACGCAATTTGCCGACTTATACAAAGAAACGGCCAGTAAAACAGAGCCGCGCATTATGGTTAAAGGGCATCATGAACATCTGCAAAATGACAATAACGCCAACTATATCAGGGCATTGTTGTTGGGGTCATTGCGTGGTGCGTCATTCTTTCGTCACTATGGTGGCAAACGATTGGACTTTATGCTGCGGCGTAAGCAGTATCTGGATATTATCCAAGCGTTTAAAAATGGGTAA
- a CDS encoding ferric reductase-like transmembrane domain-containing protein has product MPVTESKTRNLVTPTTNLKRTAIRHLLVLVLAAISVYGFSFVHDQLSAMHRWNRAAGDAAVLLLALTMMLGALPHFFRAGAKWITWRRELGIYSVILAIVHTVIIIVGWVEWDFFRLFGFEFHPIHLKYVMVQHGFGLANAIGVLALGIGFILLVTSNNRAVRTLGASVWKRLQMMAVIFWTLVVVHVAYFLYLHFLDYRRGIAPDPNALQVWFAGLVLFVFIIRSVAFFRIFRAKSLSRRLKR; this is encoded by the coding sequence ATGCCCGTAACAGAAAGTAAAACACGCAATCTAGTTACACCAACTACCAATCTAAAGCGAACCGCAATTAGGCACTTGCTTGTCCTAGTATTAGCGGCGATTTCTGTTTATGGATTTTCTTTTGTGCATGATCAATTAAGCGCGATGCATCGTTGGAATCGTGCGGCTGGTGATGCGGCAGTTTTATTGTTGGCGCTAACGATGATGCTAGGTGCATTACCGCACTTTTTTCGTGCGGGCGCCAAGTGGATTACTTGGCGGCGCGAGTTAGGTATTTATTCGGTTATCTTAGCGATTGTACATACGGTGATTATTATCGTTGGCTGGGTTGAGTGGGATTTTTTCCGCTTGTTTGGTTTTGAGTTTCATCCGATTCATTTGAAATACGTGATGGTGCAGCATGGTTTTGGGTTAGCAAATGCGATAGGTGTTCTTGCGCTGGGGATTGGTTTTATTCTGTTGGTGACATCAAACAATCGTGCTGTTCGTACCCTTGGCGCTTCTGTTTGGAAGCGCCTGCAAATGATGGCGGTGATTTTTTGGACATTAGTCGTTGTACATGTTGCCTATTTTTTGTACCTACATTTTCTAGACTATCGTCGCGGGATAGCACCAGACCCCAATGCATTACAAGTGTGGTTCGCTGGGTTGGTTTTGTTCGTTTTTATTATTCGTAGTGTTGCGTTTTTTCGGATTTTTCGCGCGAAGTCACTGAGTCGTAGGCTAAAAAGATAA